gtgaaagagagtgaaaaaaactgacttaaaactcaaccttaaaaaacctaagatcatggcatctggtcctgttacttcatggcaaatagttgggggaaAAGTTGAAATagaggcagattttattttcttggactccaaaattactgtggacagtgactgtagccacgaaattaaaggatgcttgctccttggaagaaaagctatgacaaacccagacagcatattaaaaagcagagacattactttgccaacaaaggtctgtatagtcaaaactgttttttttccagtagtcaggtatggatgtgagagttggactgtaaaagaaggctgagtgctaaagaattgatgcttttgaattgtgctggaaaaaactctagagagtcccttggacagcaaggagatcaaaccagtcaatcctcaaggaaatcaaccctgaatattcattggaaggactgatactgaagctaaaggtccaatactttggccacctgatgcaaagagacaactcattggaaaagaccctgatgctgggaaagataaagggcaggaggagaagcgggcaacagaggatgagatgggtgaagagcatcaccgacttaatggtcatgagtttgagcaaacgctgaGAGATTGTGAAggaaggggaagcctggcatgctatagtcaacggggtcacagagaattggacatgacttagcaactgaacaacaacaatcatctaattaggaaaagaacttgaaaaagaatagatacatgtgtatgtataactgaatcgctgTGCTGCACACCTGGAGCTAACTGTACctcagtataaaataaataaggctaGCTAGGTTGCTTATGGATTAAGTTCTGAACAATTACTAGTAAGGCTTCAGCAAAGACCCCATTTGAGCCAGGAACATATGTTATTTACAGTTTCTTAGTtacagtttctttctctcttaaatgTCACGATGTCAGTCTGATGAATTGCAGAAATTATCTTCTCTGCCTGAATCACATATATCCTAAGGACTGATATCTATAAGAGCtgaaagtttatttctctctatttattttctgatatttttaaggCTTGAGAAAATGCTTTTTCAACAGTCAACTGAGCATCACATTGCATAAGGTCATTTTTATTATTGGCTCAGAGTTTCCATTTTGATTAAATTTTCATTCTAGTTTTATGATACCTCATTTAGTGGTGTTGGCTATTAGATTTTCtaacttttccttttcatgtGTTATATTAAGACTTCATTAAGTTGTTTCTAAATATCCAATTGTGTTTAGTCTTCTCTCTTAAACACAGTTGCAGACTTCAGAGACTTACAGCTCTAACACTGCCTCAGGTTTATTTACTATGAATGATACTTTTAGAGGAAAGCTAGTAATTTCAAAAATTACTTGGCATAAACTTCAAGCAAGTAAATTGTGGTCATGTTTTTTGACTTTAGAGACTTTAAGTCTATTAATCATTTTCTCCAAGGAttttgaaatataagaaaattaagtctccccccaaaaagaaaattaaatccctatttttcttattttagggTAACATCTGCCTGGAAAATGGATCTTTCTTGCTGAACTTTACAGGCTGTGCAGTGTGCAGTAAGCGAGATTTTATGCTGATCACAAACAAATCTTTGAAAgaggaagatggagaagaaaTAGTTACCTATGATCGTAAGTAGACTGTTTAACACCTAAGTCTGTTGGTAGAGGTCATCTTTTGGGAATTAGATTGTGCAAAGTATTATGAGGTCTATATTACTATCACACTGTACCACATAATACTAGTTTTTTAAGAGGAGAATATAGGTAACATCTCATGTATCTAGCAACATCATATATTCCACATAAATGACTTGCAGATAGCTGAAGCTTATAATTTAAGCaccagttttcttttgtttatctttaaagACTGTGTCTTCTGAAACAAGATACAGggactttttttaaacttagggtCATCCATGTGAATTTTCACCTTGTACTATAGTATGATGCAATGATGTACTTCAGCAGCTCTTAAGTGTTTAGGGCTGTTTGTCCCTAGACTAAATGGCTGTGAGAAATGgtttttttcagtcttatttctgcttttatagcTTTTGTGTCTTTTGTTCCTGTCAGTCTATCGTTTCTTTTGCTGCTGTCAGGATGGATGCCATCTTCATGTGCTGTTCTTCATTCTTTATACtgggaaatgaaataaataactaTGTATAATAAAAAAATCAGTTCTGAGGTTGGCACTAAGAATCTCTGAGTAAATTTATGTTCATGTGCACTTTAGTACTCAGATATTGTGGCAGCTGATTTAACTATTCACATTTCCTTTTTGATTGTCTTCTGATTTTTTGGCATGTTCTGAGTATATGAAATAAATGTGTtaataatgacatttttaaagaaggGTATAAAAGACATTAAGCCTTTAGAATAGagtcagaaaatagaaaaatgttccACATTAGAAGAATCTTCTTTCTTTTAgcatatttagtttttatttttctagatagAGGAGAGTGGTCAAAAGCAAGGGCTCTGGAGCGAGAAAGCCTGGTTTGAATTCTGGTTGCAACACTTCCTAACTCGGCGTTGTCTTCCTAGTTACTTACACATAGTGTGCCTTTCTTTCCTTATCCTTATAAAgggcctccctgatggctcagctggtagggaatccacctgtaatgtgggagacccgatccctgggttgggaagatcccctggaaaagggaatggccacccacctcagtattctggcctggagaattctatgtatagtccatggggtcgcaaagagtcggacacgactgagcaactttaagttcacttcacttcacttcacaaaggTGATAAGAATAGTATCTACCTTGTTGGGTTTTTGAGAAGATTAAGTGAATAAGcagataaaaaatgtttaaaacagtaTCTGGCACACAATAAGCACTCAATATATAATAGTTATTATAATACTGTTTTTACTAGAGTCTTGTTACTGCTAAATTCACTTTAATGTCTTGTGTTAGCTTTTTGTTTATGTTTGGGTAGTAGCACAGTTTCTATCATTCCTGAGAATAAAAGCTCCTATATAATTAGGTAGGTCCagctgatttaaaaaatacacatatctGCTAATTGATTACCTTAGCTTCTAGTGGGAATTGCACATTAAGTCTCTGAGTTCAGGCCCTTAATTATATAGTGTTGCTGTGTAATAGagtctatattttttttaatcaaggtgGACATTACAATGGGTTTCTTTTGTGTTAAATTTGACAGAGTTAAGATTCTTTTAA
The Cervus canadensis isolate Bull #8, Minnesota chromosome 6, ASM1932006v1, whole genome shotgun sequence genome window above contains:
- the CHURC1 gene encoding protein Churchill isoform X5, encoding MCVDCVEKEYPNRGNICLENGSFLLNFTGCAVCSKRDFMLITNKSLKEEDGEEIVTYDRIYHALSVMW
- the CHURC1 gene encoding protein Churchill isoform X4 → MCVDCVEKEYPNRGNICLENGSFLLNFTGCAVCSKRDFMLITNKSLKEEDGEEIVTYDRTEDTMEREPDQGQEDAVDCGWDNREES